The following nucleotide sequence is from Lysobacterales bacterium.
CCGTGCCATCGGTGACGCGCTGGAGGCCGCGACCGAGCGCTGGCTGGTTGCGCAAGATCTGCGCCCGTTGGCGCGCCAGGTGCGCTTTCGCCTCGGCGAGATCGACCTGGTAATGCTGCATGGCGAGGTGCTGGTCTTCGTCGAAGTGCGTTACCGCGCCAGTGCCAGCCATGGCGACGGCCTCGATTCGGTGACGACCGCCAAGCAGAAGAAGCTCGTGCGTGCGGCTCGCCTGTTCCTGCAGGGCCAGCCGCGTTATGCGAACACGCCATGCCGATTCGACGTGGTCTCGGTCAGCGGTGC
It contains:
- a CDS encoding YraN family protein — translated: MSGPRAIGDALEAATERWLVAQDLRPLARQVRFRLGEIDLVMLHGEVLVFVEVRYRASASHGDGLDSVTTAKQKKLVRAARLFLQGQPRYANTPCRFDVVSVSGASTEPSFDWLRDAFRVDG